Proteins from a genomic interval of Mycobacterium conspicuum:
- a CDS encoding DUF7159 family protein encodes MDTVLGVSMAPTAVRMVLVEGENGDGATVDEDNFDVAAGEDTAPATAAGQVISAILGTREGAAAGGYQLTSTGVTWTDPIEAAALRDALAAHKVENVMLVSAFLAAAALAQSVGSATNYAHTALLFVEPDTATLAVVDTADGSIVDVERRALPEDDDAAVAELTTLVSGAEALDTRPEGVFVVGSGIDVPLIKPVLEAATTLPLSAPEEPETALARGAALASAHAPLFVSSTAARAYAQDPGTGAVLPYVAGAGYYDVPAGADAADALAYSAVPDDYADAYTAARTGATGVVDAEYPEHRSFKLIGSALAAIFVVGVAALVVSLAVTIRPTAAVRPNPGHNAVAPAQPPAAAPAPAPAVAPAPAPAPAPQAPAPAPAPELAPAPAPAPQAPAPIPEAPAPAPVPVPAAPAPVPPPVAPPPVPVPVPIPLPIFGGPPGGHYGGGPHGEGPPGHFGGGHGGGGFPGFPGGGGHGGFGGGFGGGHGGGHGR; translated from the coding sequence TTGGACACGGTTCTTGGTGTGTCGATGGCGCCGACGGCCGTGCGAATGGTACTGGTCGAAGGCGAAAACGGTGACGGCGCGACCGTCGATGAAGACAACTTCGATGTCGCCGCTGGCGAAGACACGGCGCCGGCCACCGCGGCCGGCCAGGTGATCTCGGCCATATTGGGCACCCGCGAGGGCGCGGCCGCCGGCGGCTACCAGCTCACGTCGACCGGAGTGACCTGGACGGACCCGATCGAGGCCGCGGCCCTGCGCGACGCGCTGGCCGCTCACAAGGTCGAGAACGTGATGTTGGTCTCGGCGTTCCTGGCGGCCGCCGCGCTGGCTCAGTCGGTCGGCAGCGCCACCAACTACGCCCACACCGCGCTGCTGTTCGTCGAGCCGGACACCGCGACGTTGGCGGTCGTCGACACCGCCGACGGCTCGATCGTCGATGTCGAGCGCCGGGCCCTGCCCGAAGACGACGACGCGGCGGTGGCCGAGCTGACCACCTTGGTGTCGGGCGCCGAGGCGCTGGACACCCGCCCGGAGGGCGTGTTCGTCGTCGGCTCCGGCATCGACGTTCCGCTGATCAAGCCGGTGCTCGAGGCCGCGACCACGCTGCCGCTGAGCGCGCCGGAGGAGCCCGAGACGGCGCTGGCCCGCGGGGCGGCGTTGGCATCGGCGCATGCGCCGCTGTTCGTGTCGTCCACCGCGGCGCGTGCCTACGCGCAGGACCCCGGCACCGGGGCCGTCCTGCCGTACGTGGCCGGCGCCGGTTACTACGACGTCCCCGCCGGTGCGGATGCGGCCGATGCGCTTGCCTACAGCGCCGTTCCCGACGATTACGCCGACGCCTACACGGCTGCACGGACCGGCGCGACCGGCGTCGTCGACGCCGAATATCCCGAGCACAGGTCGTTCAAGCTGATCGGCAGCGCGTTGGCGGCCATTTTCGTCGTCGGCGTGGCGGCGCTGGTGGTGTCGCTGGCGGTCACCATCCGGCCGACGGCCGCTGTGCGGCCGAATCCCGGGCACAACGCCGTCGCGCCCGCCCAGCCGCCGGCGGCGGCTCCCGCTCCCGCGCCCGCGGTGGCTCCCGCGCCAGCGCCAGCGCCGGCGCCGCAGGCCCCGGCGCCTGCCCCGGCACCGGAACTTGCGCCTGCCCCGGCGCCGGCGCCGCAGGCTCCTGCCCCCATACCAGAAGCTCCGGCGCCGGCCCCTGTTCCGGTTCCCGCCGCTCCGGCGCCGGTTCCGCCGCCGGTGGCACCGCCGCCCGTCCCGGTGCCCGTCCCGATACCGTTGCCGATCTTCGGCGGCCCGCCCGGCGGCCACTACGGCGGAGGCCCCCATGGGGAAGGCCCCCCCGGCCACTTCGGCGGCGGCCACGGCGGTGGCGGATTCCCCGGATTCCCCGGCGGCGGTGGTCACGGCGGCTTCGGCGGCGGCTTCGGCGGCGGCCACGGTGGCGGTCACGGCCGATAG
- a CDS encoding DUF7159 family protein has product MVGIVLGVSMAPTKVRMLLVEGENADGVTVDQDNLDVTADSSAEAAATRVVSAILGTREGADEAGLQLLSTGVSWTDPVQAAALRDALAAHKVENVMLVSAFMAAAAMAQAIGDATDYDQTALLYVEPYSATLAVVKSADGSISQVHRRLLPDDEDQAVARLLELVSRAELLHAHPAGVVVVGSGVDIPMIKPALEAATSLPVCTPEEPELALARGAALASANAPLFASSTAALAYALDHGTGGPSHRGYPIAEQSKPGKDNVAYSAVPDEDADADTGMAPADGAGLDESAARRRPLLLLGSSLAVIVTSAVVALEIALAIGIRPTVALRPNPNENLIVPAQQHSPPPQAAVPRQPPPSPKSIAPPRLLNVPAPAPPPRVAPAPIPVAPVPVPIQRPMRIPVAPRQPFRRVPFGGGHGGFGRPFGGHGFGGHGFGGHGFGGHGFGGHGFGGFGHGFGGFGGGHGFGGFGHR; this is encoded by the coding sequence GTGGTGGGCATCGTGCTCGGTGTCTCGATGGCGCCGACCAAAGTCCGCATGCTGCTGGTCGAGGGCGAAAACGCCGACGGCGTCACCGTCGACCAGGACAACCTCGATGTGACCGCGGACTCGTCGGCCGAGGCCGCGGCCACTCGGGTGGTCTCGGCCATCTTGGGCACTCGGGAAGGTGCCGACGAGGCCGGCTTGCAGCTGCTCTCCACGGGTGTGAGCTGGACGGATCCCGTCCAGGCCGCGGCGCTGCGCGATGCGCTGGCCGCCCACAAGGTCGAAAACGTGATGCTGGTGTCGGCGTTCATGGCCGCGGCCGCGATGGCGCAGGCGATCGGCGACGCCACCGACTACGACCAGACCGCGCTGCTTTACGTCGAGCCGTATAGCGCGACGTTGGCCGTCGTCAAAAGCGCCGACGGGTCGATCTCCCAAGTGCACCGCCGGCTGCTACCCGACGACGAAGACCAGGCGGTGGCCCGACTGCTCGAGCTGGTTTCCCGCGCTGAATTGCTGCACGCCCACCCAGCCGGCGTCGTCGTGGTCGGTTCCGGCGTCGACATCCCCATGATCAAGCCGGCGTTGGAAGCCGCGACGTCCCTGCCGGTGTGCACGCCCGAAGAACCAGAGCTGGCGCTGGCCCGCGGCGCCGCGCTGGCGTCGGCGAATGCGCCGTTGTTCGCATCGTCCACGGCGGCGCTGGCCTACGCGCTGGATCACGGCACCGGTGGGCCGAGTCATCGCGGCTACCCGATCGCGGAACAGAGCAAGCCGGGCAAGGACAACGTCGCCTACAGCGCCGTCCCGGACGAGGACGCCGACGCCGACACCGGGATGGCACCAGCCGACGGCGCCGGGCTGGATGAGTCCGCGGCGCGGCGCCGGCCGCTCTTGCTGCTGGGCAGCTCGCTGGCCGTGATCGTCACCAGCGCGGTCGTCGCGCTGGAGATCGCCTTGGCGATAGGCATCCGGCCGACCGTCGCCTTGCGCCCCAACCCGAACGAAAACCTCATCGTCCCGGCACAGCAGCACAGCCCGCCGCCGCAGGCTGCCGTCCCCAGGCAACCACCCCCGTCGCCCAAGTCCATTGCGCCGCCCCGATTGTTGAACGTGCCGGCGCCGGCGCCCCCGCCCAGGGTTGCGCCGGCCCCGATTCCGGTGGCGCCGGTGCCCGTGCCCATCCAGCGTCCGATGCGCATTCCGGTGGCTCCGCGGCAGCCCTTCAGGCGCGTGCCGTTCGGCGGCGGACACGGCGGGTTCGGCAGACCGTTTGGCGGCCACGGATTCGGCGGCCACGGCTTCGGCGGCCACGGTTTCGGCGGCCACGGTTTCGGCGGCCACGGCTTCGGCGGATTTGGCCACGGTTTTGGCGGTTTTGGCGGGGGTCACGGGTTCGGCGGGTTCGGCCACCGCTAG